One genomic region from Arthrobacter sp. YN encodes:
- a CDS encoding fatty acid desaturase family protein, protein MSPTSTAERPKARAIQPNPVVQSYSELLKTVKSAGLLERRTGFYIWVFVALVLLMAGTWLGFALIGDSWYQLLIAAAVGILCTQLSFLAHEAGHKQIFASRRANDWSARLLATGVAGISYSWWEQKHGAHHNHPNVISKDPDIRNNALVFYEDAAAERKGRLAFLTKKQGWFFFPLLMLLGISLQFDSLRFVFGKQKVRHRWVETPILVTRLAALPVLAFTFLPIGMAFAFLGVQIMVYGFYMGASFAPNHKGMPVLPKDSRVDFLNRQILTSRNIRGGLFMDFLLGGLNRQVEHHLFPDMARPHLYKATKIVREFCAKHSISYTETTLMQSYGIVVRYLNDVGLAAGRGFDCPVASTHGRF, encoded by the coding sequence ATGTCACCCACGTCCACCGCTGAGCGCCCCAAAGCTCGCGCAATTCAACCCAATCCCGTCGTCCAGAGCTACTCAGAGCTCCTCAAAACCGTCAAGTCGGCTGGACTCCTCGAACGCCGCACCGGCTTCTACATCTGGGTCTTCGTGGCCTTGGTACTGCTCATGGCCGGAACCTGGCTCGGCTTCGCCCTCATTGGCGATTCCTGGTACCAGCTCCTGATCGCCGCTGCCGTAGGCATCCTGTGCACGCAGCTTAGCTTCCTTGCCCACGAGGCAGGTCACAAGCAGATCTTCGCTTCGCGCCGCGCCAACGATTGGTCCGCCCGTCTCCTTGCCACCGGCGTCGCCGGCATCAGCTACTCCTGGTGGGAACAGAAGCACGGAGCCCACCACAACCATCCCAACGTCATCTCCAAGGACCCGGACATCCGGAACAACGCCTTGGTGTTCTACGAGGATGCCGCAGCCGAACGTAAAGGCCGGCTGGCTTTCCTCACCAAGAAGCAGGGCTGGTTCTTCTTCCCGCTGCTGATGCTGCTCGGCATCAGCCTGCAGTTTGATTCCCTTCGTTTTGTCTTCGGCAAGCAAAAAGTACGTCACCGCTGGGTAGAGACGCCTATCCTCGTGACCAGGCTTGCCGCCCTCCCGGTTCTGGCTTTCACCTTCCTGCCCATCGGCATGGCGTTCGCCTTCCTTGGAGTCCAGATCATGGTTTACGGCTTCTACATGGGAGCCTCGTTCGCCCCGAACCACAAGGGCATGCCCGTCCTTCCCAAGGACAGCCGCGTGGACTTCCTCAACCGCCAGATCCTGACCTCGCGAAATATCCGTGGTGGCCTCTTCATGGACTTCCTCCTGGGTGGACTCAACCGTCAGGTGGAGCACCATTTGTTCCCGGACATGGCTCGCCCCCATTTGTACAAGGCCACGAAAATCGTGCGCGAGTTCTGCGCCAAGCACTCCATTTCCTACACCGAAACCACGCTGATGCAGTCCTACGGCATCGTGGTCAGATACCTCAATGACGTTGGCCTGGCAGCAGGCCGCGGCTTCGACTGCCCGGTAGCTTCGACGCACGGACGCTTCTAG
- the argC gene encoding N-acetyl-gamma-glutamyl-phosphate reductase, which yields MTISVAVSGASGYAGGEVLRLLAGHPNVTIGAITAHSNAGSRLGELQPHLHGLASRILEDTTVENLSGHDVVFLALPHGASAEIAAQLPEGTVVIDAGADHRLQDAAAWEKFYGSAHAGTWPYGLPELPGQREALKGATRIAVPGCYPTSALLALTPGFANNLLLTDDVVIVAASGTSGAGKAAKVNLIGAEVMGSMSPYGVGGGHRHTPEIEQGLSNAAGEPVTVSFTPTLVPMSRGILTTATAKVGHGVTETELRQAWTDAYDDEPFVHLLPEGQWPTTKSVQGSNHAVMQLALDQHTGRVIVTCAIDNLTKGTAGGAVQSMNIALGLDETAGLNLQGVAP from the coding sequence ATGACTATTTCTGTTGCCGTCTCCGGTGCCAGCGGCTACGCCGGAGGAGAAGTGCTGCGCCTGCTGGCGGGCCATCCGAACGTCACCATCGGTGCCATCACCGCACACAGCAACGCCGGTTCCAGACTAGGGGAGTTGCAGCCGCATCTCCATGGTTTGGCCAGCCGGATTCTGGAAGACACCACGGTGGAGAACCTGTCCGGCCACGACGTTGTGTTCCTGGCGTTGCCGCACGGCGCTTCGGCCGAGATCGCTGCCCAGCTGCCGGAGGGGACAGTAGTGATCGACGCCGGTGCGGACCACCGCTTGCAGGACGCCGCTGCATGGGAGAAGTTCTACGGATCTGCGCACGCAGGAACATGGCCTTACGGACTGCCTGAACTGCCCGGTCAACGGGAAGCCCTCAAGGGCGCCACCCGCATCGCAGTGCCGGGTTGCTACCCGACGTCGGCCTTGCTCGCCTTGACGCCTGGGTTCGCCAACAATCTCCTCCTGACGGACGACGTCGTAATTGTTGCTGCTTCGGGTACCTCCGGTGCCGGAAAGGCCGCCAAGGTCAACCTCATTGGTGCCGAAGTCATGGGCTCCATGAGTCCTTACGGGGTTGGCGGCGGACACCGGCACACACCTGAAATCGAACAGGGACTCTCCAATGCAGCCGGTGAACCGGTAACGGTCTCCTTCACCCCCACGCTGGTTCCGATGAGCCGGGGCATCCTGACTACCGCGACGGCGAAGGTCGGGCACGGCGTTACCGAGACCGAGCTCCGCCAGGCCTGGACGGATGCCTATGACGACGAACCGTTCGTGCACCTCCTTCCCGAAGGCCAATGGCCCACCACCAAGTCGGTGCAGGGCTCCAACCACGCCGTGATGCAGTTGGCATTGGACCAGCACACAGGCCGCGTGATCGTCACGTGCGCCATCGACAACCTCACCAAGGGGACCGCCGGCGGAGCCGTGCAGTCCATGAACATTGCCCTCGGCCTGGATGAAACCGCCGGCCTGAACCTGCAGGGAGTTGCACCGTGA
- the argJ gene encoding bifunctional glutamate N-acetyltransferase/amino-acid acetyltransferase ArgJ translates to MTITAPKGFRAAGVKAGIKASGNPDLALVVNDGPQKAAAAVFTSNRVAAAPVHWSRQVVSDGRVDAVVLNSGGANACTGPQGFQNTHATAEKVADVLGVSASDVVVCSTGLIGEQLPMEKIIPGVDAAFRELSEDGGSAAATAIMTTDSVSKEAVFTGTDAQGKQFTVGGIAKGAGMLAPGLATMLVVLTTDAEVPANELDVVLRDATRVTFDRADSDGCMSTNDTVVLLASGASEALPSAEQLSEAVTNVCAELARKLIGDAEGASHDIAIRTFNAASERDAEIVSRSVARSNLFKAAIFGKDPNWGRVLSAVGTTDAVFEADQLNVAMNGVQICRNGAIGDDRNLVDLEPREVLVEIDLQAGDAEATIWTNDLTHDYVHENSAYSS, encoded by the coding sequence GTGACCATTACCGCACCCAAGGGATTCCGCGCCGCCGGCGTCAAAGCCGGCATCAAGGCATCCGGGAACCCGGACCTGGCCCTGGTAGTCAATGACGGGCCGCAAAAGGCCGCAGCTGCCGTTTTTACCTCCAACCGCGTGGCTGCGGCGCCGGTTCACTGGTCACGCCAGGTAGTCAGCGATGGCCGTGTGGACGCCGTGGTCTTGAACTCGGGCGGCGCCAACGCCTGCACCGGCCCGCAGGGCTTCCAGAACACCCACGCCACGGCAGAGAAAGTGGCGGACGTGTTGGGCGTTTCCGCTTCCGACGTCGTGGTGTGCTCCACTGGCCTGATCGGTGAGCAGCTGCCCATGGAGAAGATCATCCCGGGTGTCGACGCCGCTTTCCGCGAGCTGTCCGAGGACGGCGGCTCCGCTGCCGCCACGGCCATCATGACCACGGACAGCGTGTCCAAGGAAGCCGTTTTCACCGGCACCGATGCCCAGGGCAAGCAGTTCACCGTGGGAGGCATTGCCAAGGGTGCCGGCATGTTGGCGCCGGGCCTGGCGACGATGCTGGTGGTCCTGACCACCGACGCCGAGGTTCCTGCGAATGAGCTCGATGTCGTCCTCCGCGACGCCACGCGCGTCACCTTTGACCGCGCGGACTCGGACGGCTGCATGTCCACCAACGACACCGTGGTGCTGCTGGCATCCGGCGCCTCCGAGGCTCTGCCGTCTGCCGAGCAGTTGAGCGAAGCGGTCACCAACGTCTGCGCCGAACTGGCACGCAAACTCATCGGAGATGCCGAGGGCGCCAGCCACGACATCGCGATCCGGACTTTCAACGCAGCCAGCGAACGCGACGCTGAAATCGTCAGCCGCAGTGTAGCCCGGTCCAACCTCTTCAAAGCTGCCATCTTCGGCAAGGATCCCAACTGGGGCCGCGTGCTCTCGGCCGTAGGAACAACTGACGCCGTCTTCGAGGCGGACCAGCTCAATGTCGCCATGAACGGTGTGCAGATCTGCCGTAACGGCGCAATCGGCGATGACCGCAACCTGGTGGACCTGGAGCCGCGCGAAGTACTGGTCGAAATCGACTTGCAGGCCGGCGATGCAGAGGCCACCATCTGGACCAACGACCTCACGCACGACTACGTGCATGAGAACAGCGCCTACTCGAGCTGA
- the argB gene encoding acetylglutamate kinase — MTAHTRETTSASHVSAKSAQDKAGTLIEALPWIQRFAGTTMVIKYGGNAMVNDDLRRAFAEDIVFLHHVGIHPVVVHGGGPQINSMLGRLGIESEFKGGLRVTTPEAMDVVRMVLTGQVGRELVGLINSHGPYAVGMSGEDGGLLRAVRTGTVVDGEEVDLGLVGEVVGVDPAGITDILDAGRIPVISTVAPEIVDDGNGFQTTGQVLNVNADTAAAAVASALGATKLVILTDVEGLYANWPDKSSLISSLTASELRDMLPKLESGMIPKMAACLKAIDEGVERAHIVDGRLPHSMLLETFTTAGIGTQVVPDEEVNA; from the coding sequence ATGACTGCGCATACCCGCGAGACCACATCCGCGAGCCACGTCTCGGCCAAATCAGCCCAGGATAAGGCCGGCACACTGATCGAAGCCCTGCCGTGGATCCAGCGCTTCGCCGGCACCACCATGGTGATCAAGTACGGCGGCAACGCCATGGTCAACGACGACCTTCGCCGCGCCTTCGCGGAGGACATCGTGTTCCTCCACCACGTGGGCATCCATCCCGTGGTGGTTCATGGCGGCGGCCCACAAATCAACTCCATGCTCGGCCGTCTCGGCATCGAGTCGGAGTTCAAGGGCGGCTTGCGCGTCACCACACCCGAGGCCATGGACGTGGTCCGCATGGTCCTGACGGGCCAGGTCGGCCGTGAACTCGTAGGGCTCATCAACTCCCACGGCCCCTACGCCGTCGGGATGTCCGGTGAGGATGGCGGCCTGCTGCGCGCCGTCCGCACCGGCACCGTGGTGGACGGCGAAGAAGTGGACCTGGGCCTGGTGGGCGAAGTAGTGGGCGTGGATCCTGCCGGCATCACGGACATTCTCGACGCCGGTCGTATCCCCGTGATTTCAACCGTTGCCCCGGAGATCGTGGACGACGGCAACGGCTTCCAGACCACCGGCCAGGTGTTGAACGTCAACGCGGACACTGCCGCGGCCGCCGTCGCATCGGCCCTGGGCGCCACCAAGCTCGTCATCCTGACCGACGTGGAAGGCCTGTACGCCAACTGGCCGGACAAATCCTCACTGATCTCGTCGCTGACAGCCTCGGAACTCCGCGACATGCTGCCCAAGCTCGAATCCGGCATGATCCCCAAAATGGCTGCGTGCCTCAAAGCCATCGATGAAGGCGTAGAACGCGCACACATCGTGGATGGCCGCCTGCCGCACTCGATGCTGCTGGAGACCTTTACAACCGCGGGCATTGGCACCCAAGTAGTACCCGACGAGGAAGTGAACGCATGA